The following coding sequences lie in one Klebsiella huaxiensis genomic window:
- the pglZ gene encoding BREX-1 system phosphatase PglZ type A → MQNQEFIAGLKAKFAEHRIVFWHDPDKRFLEELGNLELENVMLLDMTDQSQLAVKKRIEIDEPEQQFLLWFPHDVPPKEFDWLLDIRLYSTEFHADFAAITLNTLGIPQLGLREHIQRRKAFFSTKRLSALKGLVTEQENEASLDKKMVAVIAGVKTAKTEEILFSLITQYVNQQKDDDSDLENTLAMLKRHDLEGMLWDILNQEMGYQAEHPTLENLILKLFCTDLSAQADPQKREWLEKNVLITPSGRASALAFMVTWRADRRYKEAYDYCAQQMQDALRPEDQYRLSSPYDLHECETTLSIEQTVIHALVTQLLEESTTLDREAFKKLLSERQSKYWCQTRQEYYAIYDALRQAERLLNLRNRHIDGFHYQDSATFWTAYCEELFRFDQAYRLFNEYALLVHSKGAMILKSLDDYIEALYSNWYLAELSRSWNKVLEAENRMQEWRIAGVPRQQNFYNEVVKPQFNNPQIKRVFVIISDALRYEVAEELGNQISTEKRFTAELRSQLGVLPSYTQLGMAALLPHDEMCYQLGNGDIVYADGLSTSGTPNRDTILKKYKGMAVKSDDLLKWKNQQGRDLIRDYEVVYIWHNTIDAMGDSASTEEKTFEACRNAVVELKDLVTRVINRLHGTRIIITADHGFLFQQQPLSGQDKTTLQIKPDNTIKNHKRFIIGHQLPADDFCWKGKVADTAGVSDNSEFLIPKGIQRFHFSGGARFVHGGAMLQEVCVPVLQVKALQKTAAEKQPQRRPVDIVNYHPLIKLVNNLDKVSLLQTDPVGELFEPRTLNIFIVDNANNVVSGKERICFDSDNDAMEKRIRDVTLKLIGANFNRRNEYWLILEDAQTETGYQKYPVIIDLAFQDDFF, encoded by the coding sequence TTGCAAAATCAGGAATTTATTGCCGGCCTTAAAGCAAAATTCGCCGAACATCGCATCGTTTTCTGGCACGATCCCGATAAGCGTTTCCTCGAAGAGCTGGGTAATCTCGAACTGGAAAACGTCATGCTGCTCGACATGACCGACCAGTCGCAGTTGGCGGTGAAAAAGCGCATTGAAATCGATGAGCCGGAGCAGCAATTTTTGCTGTGGTTCCCCCACGATGTGCCTCCCAAAGAGTTCGACTGGCTGCTGGATATTCGTCTTTATAGTACGGAGTTCCATGCCGATTTCGCCGCCATCACGCTGAATACGTTAGGCATTCCGCAGCTTGGCCTACGCGAACACATACAACGCCGGAAGGCATTTTTCAGCACTAAACGCCTTTCTGCCTTAAAAGGCCTGGTCACTGAGCAGGAAAACGAAGCCTCCCTTGATAAGAAGATGGTTGCGGTCATCGCTGGCGTAAAAACAGCAAAAACGGAAGAGATTCTGTTCAGCCTGATTACCCAATACGTTAATCAGCAGAAAGATGACGACAGCGACCTGGAAAACACACTGGCGATGCTGAAACGCCACGATCTGGAAGGCATGCTGTGGGACATTCTGAATCAGGAAATGGGCTACCAGGCCGAACATCCGACCCTGGAAAACCTGATCCTCAAGCTATTCTGTACCGATCTTTCCGCGCAGGCTGATCCTCAGAAACGCGAATGGCTGGAAAAAAACGTACTGATAACGCCGTCAGGCAGAGCCTCCGCGCTGGCCTTTATGGTCACCTGGCGCGCCGACCGTCGCTACAAAGAAGCCTATGATTATTGCGCACAGCAGATGCAGGATGCGCTGCGACCAGAAGACCAGTACCGTCTCAGCTCGCCGTATGATTTGCACGAATGCGAAACCACTCTGAGCATTGAACAGACCGTTATTCATGCGCTGGTGACGCAACTTCTGGAAGAGAGCACCACGCTTGACCGTGAAGCCTTCAAAAAGCTTCTGTCCGAACGCCAGAGCAAATACTGGTGCCAGACGCGTCAGGAATACTACGCCATCTATGACGCACTTCGTCAGGCTGAGCGGCTGCTGAATTTGCGTAATCGTCATATTGATGGCTTCCACTATCAGGACAGCGCAACGTTCTGGACAGCCTACTGCGAAGAACTATTCCGCTTTGACCAGGCCTACCGCCTGTTTAACGAATATGCGCTGTTGGTTCACAGCAAAGGTGCAATGATCCTGAAAAGCCTGGATGACTATATCGAAGCGCTGTATTCCAACTGGTACCTGGCAGAATTAAGCCGGAGCTGGAATAAGGTTCTGGAAGCCGAAAACCGTATGCAGGAGTGGCGTATTGCGGGCGTTCCCCGGCAGCAGAACTTCTACAATGAGGTGGTTAAGCCGCAGTTTAATAATCCACAAATCAAGCGCGTGTTCGTGATTATCTCCGATGCGTTGCGTTATGAAGTGGCAGAAGAGCTGGGCAACCAGATCAGTACTGAAAAACGCTTTACTGCCGAACTGCGATCTCAGTTGGGCGTGTTACCCAGCTATACCCAACTGGGTATGGCTGCATTACTGCCTCATGACGAGATGTGCTACCAACTGGGTAATGGTGACATCGTTTATGCGGACGGGTTGTCCACCTCCGGTACTCCTAATCGCGATACCATTCTCAAGAAATATAAAGGGATGGCAGTAAAATCCGACGATCTTCTGAAATGGAAAAATCAGCAAGGACGAGATCTTATTCGCGATTACGAAGTCGTTTATATCTGGCATAACACCATTGATGCCATGGGTGACAGCGCATCTACAGAGGAGAAGACCTTCGAAGCGTGCCGCAACGCGGTGGTTGAACTGAAGGATTTAGTGACTCGTGTGATAAACCGTCTCCACGGTACACGCATTATCATCACCGCAGACCACGGCTTCCTGTTCCAGCAGCAGCCCCTTTCCGGGCAGGATAAAACCACGCTGCAGATTAAGCCGGACAATACGATTAAAAACCACAAACGCTTTATTATTGGCCATCAGCTTCCTGCCGATGATTTTTGCTGGAAAGGAAAAGTGGCGGATACCGCAGGCGTCAGCGATAACAGCGAGTTTCTGATTCCGAAAGGGATCCAGCGTTTCCATTTCTCGGGCGGCGCGCGATTTGTGCACGGTGGTGCCATGTTGCAGGAAGTCTGCGTTCCCGTATTGCAGGTAAAAGCATTGCAGAAAACCGCTGCCGAGAAGCAACCTCAGCGTCGTCCGGTAGACATCGTGAATTACCATCCGCTGATCAAACTCGTCAATAACCTTGATAAAGTCAGCCTGCTGCAAACCGATCCGGTAGGCGAACTGTTCGAACCGCGAACCCTGAATATCTTTATTGTCGATAACGCCAATAACGTGGTTTCTGGTAAAGAGCGCATCTGTTTTGATAGTGACAACGATGCCATGGAAAAACGCATACGCGACGTGACGCTGAAGCTGATTGGGGCGAATTTCAATCGCCGTAATGAATACTGGCTGATACTGGAAGATGCGCAAACGGAAACGGGTTACCAGAAGTACCCTGTGATTATCGATCTGGCATTTCAGGATGATTTCTTTTAA
- the brxL gene encoding protease Lon-related BREX system protein BrxL, giving the protein MQTHHDLPVPAVSEGELVAEGYDLDALLNQHFRGRVVRKDLTKQLKEGANVPVYVLEYLLGMYCASDDDQIVEQGLQNVKRILADNYVRPDEAEKVKSLIRERGSYKIIDKVSVKLNQKKDVYEAQLSNLGIKDALVPPQMVKDNEKLLTGGIWCMITVNYFFEEGQKTSPFSLMTLKPIQMPNMDMEEVFTARTHFNRDQWIDVLLRSVGMEPANIEQRTKWHLITRMIPFVENNYNVCELGPRGTGKSHVYKECSPNSLLVSGGQTTVANLFYNMASRQIGLVGMWDVVAFDEVAGITFKDKDGVQIMKDYMASGSFSRGRDSIEGKASMVFVGNINQSVETLVKTSHLLAPFPAAMIDTAFFDRFHAYIPGWEIPKMRPEFFTNRYGLITDYLAEYMREMRKRSFSDAIDKFYKLGNNLNQRDVIAVRRTVSGLLKLLHPNGCYSKEDVRVCLTYAMEARRRVKEQLKKLGGLEFFDVNFSYIDNETLEEFFVSVPEQGGSELIPAGMPKPGVVHLVTQAESGMTGLYRFETQMTAGNGKHSVSGLGSSTSAKEAIRVGFDYFKGNLSRVSATAKFSEHEYHLHVVELHNTGPSTATSLAALIALCSVLLAKPVQEQMVVLGSMTLGGVINPVQDLAASLQLAFDSGAKKVLLPMSSAVDIPTVPAELFTKFQVSFYSEPVDAVYKALGVN; this is encoded by the coding sequence ATGCAAACCCATCATGACTTACCCGTTCCAGCCGTATCCGAAGGGGAACTCGTCGCAGAAGGTTACGATCTGGACGCCTTGCTGAATCAGCATTTTCGTGGTCGGGTGGTGCGTAAAGATCTGACCAAGCAGCTCAAGGAAGGGGCTAACGTTCCGGTCTATGTGCTGGAGTATCTGCTCGGTATGTACTGCGCTTCCGACGATGACCAGATCGTCGAGCAAGGGTTGCAGAACGTTAAGCGCATTCTGGCTGATAACTACGTCCGCCCTGATGAAGCAGAGAAGGTGAAATCGCTCATTCGTGAGCGAGGATCCTACAAGATCATCGATAAAGTGTCGGTAAAGCTCAATCAGAAGAAAGACGTTTACGAAGCCCAGCTCTCCAACCTCGGCATTAAAGATGCACTGGTTCCACCGCAGATGGTCAAAGACAACGAGAAGCTGTTAACCGGTGGCATCTGGTGCATGATCACCGTAAATTACTTCTTTGAGGAAGGACAGAAAACGTCACCCTTCTCCCTGATGACCCTCAAACCTATCCAGATGCCCAATATGGATATGGAAGAGGTGTTTACCGCACGTACACACTTCAACCGCGACCAGTGGATTGACGTCCTTCTACGTTCAGTGGGTATGGAACCTGCCAACATTGAGCAGCGAACTAAATGGCACCTGATCACCCGCATGATCCCTTTCGTGGAAAATAACTATAACGTCTGCGAACTGGGCCCACGCGGTACCGGTAAAAGCCACGTCTATAAAGAGTGTTCGCCAAACTCGCTATTAGTTTCCGGCGGGCAAACCACGGTAGCAAACCTGTTTTACAACATGGCCAGCCGCCAGATTGGCTTGGTCGGCATGTGGGATGTGGTCGCGTTTGATGAAGTGGCAGGGATCACTTTCAAAGACAAAGACGGCGTGCAAATCATGAAAGATTACATGGCGTCTGGCTCGTTTTCACGCGGCAGAGATTCGATTGAAGGCAAAGCGTCGATGGTGTTCGTCGGCAACATCAATCAGAGCGTTGAGACGTTAGTCAAAACCAGCCATCTGTTAGCCCCCTTCCCTGCCGCGATGATCGACACGGCGTTTTTCGACCGCTTCCATGCCTATATACCCGGCTGGGAAATCCCGAAAATGCGCCCGGAATTCTTTACCAACCGCTACGGCCTTATCACAGATTATCTCGCCGAATACATGCGGGAAATGCGCAAACGCAGCTTCTCCGATGCGATTGATAAGTTCTATAAGCTGGGTAATAACCTCAACCAGCGAGATGTTATCGCGGTAAGGCGCACGGTTTCTGGTCTATTGAAACTTCTTCATCCCAATGGCTGTTACAGCAAAGAGGACGTCCGTGTTTGCCTGACCTACGCCATGGAAGCCCGTCGTCGAGTCAAAGAACAGCTTAAAAAGCTGGGCGGTCTGGAGTTCTTCGATGTGAATTTCAGCTACATCGATAACGAGACGCTGGAAGAATTCTTCGTCAGCGTGCCAGAACAGGGCGGCAGCGAATTAATTCCTGCTGGCATGCCAAAGCCAGGCGTAGTGCATTTAGTGACGCAAGCGGAAAGTGGCATGACGGGTCTGTACCGCTTCGAAACTCAGATGACCGCAGGCAATGGTAAGCATAGCGTTTCCGGTCTGGGATCAAGTACCTCGGCAAAGGAAGCTATCCGGGTTGGATTTGACTATTTCAAAGGCAACCTCAGCCGCGTTAGCGCAACAGCAAAATTTTCTGAACATGAGTACCACCTGCACGTAGTCGAATTGCATAATACTGGACCAAGTACCGCGACCAGTCTGGCGGCACTTATTGCCCTTTGTTCCGTTTTACTGGCGAAACCCGTCCAAGAACAAATGGTCGTGTTAGGTAGCATGACGCTCGGTGGAGTAATCAACCCTGTTCAGGATCTGGCGGCTAGCTTACAACTTGCTTTCGATAGCGGCGCGAAAAAGGTCCTTCTGCCGATGTCTTCCGCGGTAGATATCCCGACAGTGCCAGCCGAGTTGTTTACCAAATTCCAGGTCAGTTTTTACTCTGAACCGGTAGATGCGGTTTATAAGGCGTTGGGAGTAAACTAA
- the ltrA gene encoding group II intron reverse transcriptase/maturase, with translation MQRKLATWAATDPSRRIERLLRLITQQEWLAEAARITLSSKGAHTPGVDGVNKTKLQAGLTAELQRLSQELLSGHYQPMPARRVYIPKSNGKLRPLGIPTLRDRIVQRAMLMAMEPIWESDFHTLSYGFRPERSVHHAIRTVKLQLTDCGETRGRWVIEGDLSSYFDTVHHRLLMKAVRRRVSDARFMSLLWKTIKAGHVDAGLFRAASEGVPQGGVISPLLSNIMLNEFDQYLHACYLSGKARKDRWYWNHSIQQGRSTAVRENWQWKPAVAYCRYADDFVLIVKGTKAQAEAIREECRGVLEDSLKLRLNMDKTRITHVNDGFIFLGHRIIRKRSRYGDMRVVSTIPKEKARNFAASLTAQLSGNYSESKIDMVEMLNRKLKGWAAFYQFVDFKARVFSYIDRVVFWKLAHWLARKYRAGIASLMRWWCKSPKPGQSKTWVLFGKTNHGKLSGEVLYRLVGQGKKLFRWRLPEGNPYLRTEARNTYTSRFTEVAMAFTSV, from the coding sequence ATGCAACGCAAGCTTGCCACATGGGCAGCAACTGATCCGTCCCGACGGATTGAACGGCTGCTGCGTCTGATAACACAACAAGAATGGCTGGCTGAAGCGGCGCGGATCACACTTTCATCAAAGGGGGCTCATACCCCCGGCGTTGACGGTGTGAACAAAACAAAGCTACAGGCCGGACTGACTGCTGAGCTGCAAAGGCTCAGCCAAGAACTTCTCTCGGGTCACTACCAACCTATGCCAGCCAGACGGGTTTATATCCCTAAAAGCAACGGCAAACTGCGGCCTCTGGGCATCCCCACGTTGCGGGATCGTATTGTTCAGCGGGCCATGCTGATGGCAATGGAGCCCATCTGGGAGAGTGATTTTCATACGCTCTCGTATGGCTTTCGGCCTGAACGCAGTGTCCATCATGCGATCCGCACGGTGAAGTTACAGCTCACAGACTGCGGTGAAACACGGGGGCGCTGGGTTATTGAAGGTGACCTATCCAGCTACTTCGACACCGTACATCATCGACTGCTGATGAAAGCCGTCCGCCGCAGGGTCAGTGACGCCCGCTTTATGAGCCTGTTGTGGAAAACCATCAAGGCCGGGCATGTTGATGCCGGTCTCTTTCGGGCGGCCAGCGAAGGCGTGCCGCAGGGTGGTGTGATCTCGCCATTGCTGTCGAACATCATGCTCAATGAGTTCGATCAGTATCTGCATGCATGCTACCTGAGCGGAAAAGCCCGAAAGGATCGCTGGTACTGGAATCACAGCATCCAGCAGGGCCGAAGTACTGCGGTCAGAGAAAACTGGCAATGGAAGCCTGCTGTGGCGTATTGCCGGTATGCCGATGACTTCGTACTTATTGTCAAAGGCACCAAAGCACAGGCGGAAGCCATCAGGGAGGAGTGCCGGGGCGTGCTCGAAGACAGTCTGAAGCTCAGGCTGAACATGGACAAGACCAGAATCACCCATGTAAACGACGGTTTTATCTTTCTGGGTCACAGGATCATCCGCAAACGCAGCCGTTACGGTGATATGCGGGTGGTCTCGACGATCCCGAAGGAGAAAGCCAGAAACTTTGCGGCATCGCTGACGGCACAGTTATCAGGCAACTACAGTGAAAGCAAAATCGATATGGTTGAGATGCTCAACCGGAAGCTGAAAGGCTGGGCGGCGTTCTATCAGTTCGTTGATTTTAAGGCCAGAGTGTTCAGTTATATCGATCGTGTCGTGTTCTGGAAGCTGGCTCACTGGCTGGCGCGTAAATACCGTGCTGGTATCGCATCCCTGATGAGGTGGTGGTGTAAATCACCGAAACCGGGTCAGAGCAAAACGTGGGTTTTATTTGGTAAAACCAATCATGGCAAGCTCAGCGGTGAAGTACTGTACCGGTTGGTGGGGCAAGGCAAGAAGCTGTTCCGCTGGCGTCTGCCTGAGGGAAATCCCTATCTGAGGACGGAAGCCAGAAACACATATACATCGCGTTTTACTGAAGTGGCAATGGCGTTCACCAGCGTTTAA
- a CDS encoding tyrosine-type recombinase/integrase, with the protein MALTDTKVRSAKPEEKEYSLVDGDGMSLLVKPNGSKYWRFRFRFGGKQHLMAFGVYPEISLANARKKREEARKLVAAGIDPREHKRALKEEQAKEIITFEKVAREWLATNQKWSEDHANRVKKSLEDNIFPAIGTCNIAELGTRDLLAPIKAVEVSGRLEVASRLQQRTTAIMRYAVQSGLIDYNPAQEMAGAVASGNRQHRPALELKRIPELLEKIDGYTGRPLTRWATELTLLIFIRSSELRFARWSEIDFETSMWTIPPEREPIPGVKHSQRGSKMRTPHLVPLSKQALAILKQIKQFCGEHELIFIGDHDPRKPMSENTVNSALRVMGYDTKVEVCGHGFRTMACSSLIESGLWSKDAVERQMSHMERNSVRAAYIHKAEHLDERKLMLQWWANFLDANREKSISPFDFAKINNPMLTR; encoded by the coding sequence ATGGCCTTAACGGATACTAAAGTTCGTTCTGCGAAACCTGAGGAGAAAGAGTATTCACTTGTTGACGGCGACGGTATGTCCTTACTTGTAAAACCTAACGGCTCAAAGTATTGGCGATTTCGTTTCCGTTTTGGCGGTAAACAACATTTGATGGCGTTCGGTGTCTATCCTGAAATCTCGTTAGCTAATGCCAGAAAAAAGAGAGAAGAGGCTAGAAAGCTGGTTGCTGCTGGCATTGATCCTCGTGAGCATAAGCGTGCTTTAAAAGAAGAGCAGGCGAAAGAGATTATTACTTTCGAGAAGGTTGCCAGAGAATGGCTTGCGACTAACCAAAAATGGTCGGAAGATCATGCTAATCGCGTAAAAAAGAGCCTGGAGGACAATATCTTCCCGGCAATTGGTACTTGCAACATTGCTGAACTGGGTACTCGTGATTTACTGGCACCAATTAAAGCAGTGGAAGTGTCTGGACGTCTTGAGGTGGCTTCTCGTCTCCAACAGCGCACCACGGCCATCATGCGTTATGCAGTACAAAGCGGGCTGATTGATTACAACCCAGCGCAGGAGATGGCTGGAGCCGTCGCCTCTGGCAATCGACAACATCGTCCGGCGCTGGAATTAAAGCGTATCCCTGAGTTACTCGAGAAAATAGACGGTTATACCGGCAGGCCGCTAACCCGCTGGGCAACGGAACTTACTCTGCTTATCTTTATTCGCTCCAGTGAGCTGCGTTTTGCTCGCTGGTCAGAGATCGATTTTGAAACGTCAATGTGGACCATCCCGCCTGAGCGAGAGCCTATTCCCGGCGTGAAACATTCTCAGCGAGGATCAAAGATGCGTACACCTCATCTGGTGCCGCTATCAAAGCAGGCGCTGGCGATCCTGAAGCAGATAAAACAGTTCTGTGGTGAACATGAGCTGATTTTTATTGGCGATCACGATCCGCGTAAACCCATGAGTGAGAACACGGTAAATAGTGCGCTACGGGTTATGGGCTATGACACTAAAGTTGAGGTTTGCGGCCACGGCTTCCGCACAATGGCCTGTAGTTCGTTAATTGAGTCAGGTCTATGGTCGAAGGATGCGGTGGAGCGCCAGATGAGCCATATGGAACGTAATTCGGTACGCGCAGCATATATCCATAAAGCGGAACATCTGGATGAACGCAAGTTGATGCTGCAATGGTGGGCAAACTTCCTGGATGCAAATCGGGAGAAGAGTATTAGTCCTTTCGATTTTGCGAAAATTAATAATCCCATGCTGACCAGATAA
- the ahr gene encoding NADPH-dependent aldehyde reductase Ahr, producing the protein MSTIKSYAAKEAGADLSLWEYDAGDLKPEDVEVQVEYCGICHSDLSMIDNEWGMSSYPLVAGHEVIGRVAALGSAAQEKGLKIGQKVGIGWTARSCGHCDACISGNQINCLEGSVPTIINRGGFADKLRADWQWVIPLPENVDIESAGPMLCGGITVFKPLLMHHVTANSRVGVIGIGGLGHIAIKLLHAMGAEVTAFSSNPAKEQEVLAMGADRVVNSRDPEALKALAGQFDLIINTVAVDLDWQPYFEALAYGGNFHTVGAVMKPFPVPAFTLIGGDRSISGSATGNPSELRKLMKFAGRSKVAPTTELFPMSQINEALKHVREGKARYRVVLKADF; encoded by the coding sequence ATGAGCACTATTAAAAGTTACGCCGCCAAAGAAGCGGGCGCCGATCTGTCGCTGTGGGAGTACGATGCCGGCGACCTCAAGCCGGAAGATGTCGAAGTGCAGGTGGAGTACTGCGGGATCTGTCACTCCGACCTGTCGATGATCGACAACGAATGGGGCATGTCGAGCTATCCGCTGGTAGCCGGTCACGAAGTGATTGGTCGCGTGGCGGCGCTGGGCAGCGCCGCGCAGGAGAAGGGCCTTAAAATCGGCCAGAAAGTAGGTATCGGCTGGACGGCGCGCAGCTGCGGCCACTGCGATGCCTGCATCAGCGGCAACCAGATCAACTGTCTGGAAGGCTCGGTCCCGACCATCATTAACCGCGGCGGCTTCGCCGATAAGCTGCGCGCCGACTGGCAATGGGTGATCCCGCTGCCGGAAAACGTCGATATCGAATCCGCCGGGCCGATGCTCTGCGGCGGCATTACCGTCTTCAAACCGCTGCTGATGCATCACGTCACGGCAAACAGCCGCGTCGGGGTGATCGGCATTGGCGGCCTCGGCCATATCGCCATCAAGCTGTTGCACGCGATGGGCGCGGAAGTCACCGCCTTTAGCTCAAACCCAGCGAAAGAGCAGGAAGTGCTGGCGATGGGTGCCGATCGCGTCGTAAACAGCCGCGATCCTGAAGCCTTAAAAGCGCTGGCCGGGCAGTTCGACCTGATCATCAACACCGTTGCCGTCGACCTCGACTGGCAGCCGTACTTTGAAGCGCTGGCGTACGGCGGCAACTTCCACACCGTCGGCGCGGTAATGAAGCCGTTCCCGGTCCCCGCTTTCACCCTGATTGGCGGCGACCGCAGCATCTCTGGCTCGGCTACCGGCAACCCGTCCGAGCTGCGCAAGTTGATGAAATTTGCCGGACGCAGCAAAGTCGCACCGACTACCGAGCTGTTCCCGATGTCGCAAATCAACGAAGCGCTGAAGCACGTTCGCGAGGGCAAAGCTCGTTACCGCGTGGTGCTGAAAGCCGACTTCTAA
- a CDS encoding carbohydrate ABC transporter permease — protein MRKTWLPWLILSPSLLFLLLFTWFPLGRSVYDSLFDTRMVSDGGQYVGLENFSRLFADSVFWQSLVNNLLYILLTVVPGVTLALLLAVALTENHRVNRWLRTAFFFPMIIPMVSAAALWLFIFMPGLGLLDHYLAKLFGPMNNNWLGRSNSALLALSLIGVWKFAGYYMLFFLAGLQSIPASTREAAIMEGATRTQVFFKVTLPLLRPTLSFVITTALIYSITQIDHVAVMTRGGPDNATTVLLYYIQNLAWDTHDLGKASAATFLTLAGLFAFSLINLKLLEKGAHYER, from the coding sequence ATGAGAAAAACCTGGCTCCCCTGGCTGATACTGTCGCCTTCCCTGTTGTTTTTATTGCTCTTTACCTGGTTCCCGCTGGGGCGTTCGGTCTATGACAGCCTGTTCGATACCCGCATGGTCAGCGATGGCGGCCAGTATGTCGGGCTGGAGAACTTCAGCCGCCTGTTCGCCGATAGCGTCTTCTGGCAATCGCTGGTGAATAACCTGCTTTATATCCTGCTGACGGTAGTGCCGGGCGTAACGCTCGCCCTGCTGCTGGCAGTCGCCCTGACCGAAAACCACCGCGTCAACCGCTGGCTGCGCACCGCCTTCTTCTTCCCGATGATTATTCCGATGGTCAGCGCCGCCGCGCTATGGCTGTTTATCTTTATGCCCGGCCTCGGCCTGCTCGATCACTATCTGGCAAAACTGTTTGGCCCGATGAACAACAACTGGCTGGGGCGCAGCAATAGCGCGCTGCTGGCCCTGTCGCTGATTGGCGTATGGAAGTTCGCCGGTTACTACATGCTGTTTTTCCTTGCCGGACTGCAAAGCATCCCGGCGTCGACGCGTGAAGCGGCGATAATGGAAGGCGCCACCCGTACGCAGGTGTTCTTTAAAGTGACGCTGCCGCTGCTGCGCCCAACCCTGAGCTTCGTCATTACCACCGCGCTGATCTACTCCATCACCCAGATCGACCACGTGGCAGTAATGACCCGCGGCGGGCCGGATAACGCCACTACCGTGCTGCTCTACTACATCCAGAATCTCGCCTGGGATACCCATGATTTAGGTAAAGCCTCCGCCGCTACCTTCCTGACGCTGGCCGGGCTGTTCGCCTTCTCGCTGATTAACCTCAAACTGCTGGAGAAAGGAGCGCACTATGAGCGCTGA
- a CDS encoding carbohydrate ABC transporter permease, whose translation MSAEISPLVLRSQSASRPLWLRLRRSQPFTLTVLMCCLALLWVSPFLWMLSTSFSATTFGEDMASLLPRLPLTLDNFRDAWASADWLSLYTNTIIFTFGTFFVQLLTITTAGYVFACHEFRGKKTLFLMFLVQLMIMPVVMMVPNMLTLKTFGLLNTLTGVMMPYFTSAFGVFLMRQAFLAIPKELEEAALMEGCRWWQVLFRVLLPMSWPSVLAFATVSITYHWNEYLWPLMMLNDPDKQVLTVGLVSFAMGAESGGQWGIIGAGTLMVCLPLMLAFILFQKQFLRSFGFSGIK comes from the coding sequence ATGAGCGCTGAAATCTCGCCGCTGGTGCTGCGTTCACAAAGCGCATCACGCCCGCTATGGCTGCGCCTGCGCCGCTCGCAGCCCTTTACGCTTACGGTATTAATGTGCTGCCTGGCACTGCTGTGGGTGAGCCCGTTTTTATGGATGCTGTCGACCTCGTTCAGCGCCACTACCTTCGGGGAGGATATGGCCTCCCTGCTGCCCCGGTTACCGCTGACGCTGGATAACTTCCGCGATGCCTGGGCCAGCGCCGACTGGCTGAGCCTCTACACCAACACCATTATCTTCACCTTCGGCACCTTCTTCGTGCAGCTGTTGACCATCACCACCGCCGGCTACGTCTTCGCCTGCCACGAATTTCGCGGCAAGAAGACGCTGTTCCTGATGTTCCTCGTTCAGTTGATGATCATGCCGGTGGTGATGATGGTGCCTAACATGCTGACCCTGAAAACCTTCGGCCTGCTCAATACCCTTACCGGAGTGATGATGCCCTACTTCACCTCGGCGTTCGGCGTATTCCTGATGCGTCAGGCGTTCCTCGCCATTCCCAAAGAGCTGGAGGAGGCGGCGCTGATGGAGGGCTGTCGCTGGTGGCAGGTGTTGTTTCGCGTGCTGCTGCCGATGTCCTGGCCGTCGGTGCTGGCCTTCGCCACCGTCAGCATTACCTATCACTGGAACGAGTATCTGTGGCCACTAATGATGCTGAACGACCCGGATAAACAGGTGCTGACAGTGGGGCTGGTCTCCTTCGCCATGGGTGCAGAATCCGGCGGTCAGTGGGGCATCATCGGTGCCGGAACGCTGATGGTCTGCCTGCCGCTGATGCTGGCATTCATCCTTTTCCAGAAACAGTTCCTGCGAAGCTTCGGCTTCTCCGGGATCAAATAA